A genomic window from Silene latifolia isolate original U9 population chromosome 11, ASM4854445v1, whole genome shotgun sequence includes:
- the LOC141612589 gene encoding uncharacterized protein LOC141612589 produces the protein MTKTINDIADQSSPFVGSMDDKIDRLKASFKCWISNVVQAYAMPRLDELTVRFPFDFNNRESIDMWVDCAFKKGVSRLELALHYWGKTIPDEIYCFPDLDKFRGMLANCDGLYNLREVVLSGVDVSCQVIEFMLAHFPLERLCISNTYIDTLSVSGDRLKSLKLDECDHLMISSSNLMSLTYAGSENSVFFEHAPNLSDLSVGEKFCATFLPTGLLNGGYISWLKRLEFVMPRKALRESVNYPLELPVTPNLEELKIEIYGVQDACCLWPVLLIKSAPILCKFSVKVNSLLN, from the exons ATGACAAAAACTATAAATGACATAGCCGATCAATCAAGTCCTTTTGTTGGAAGCATGGATGATAAAATTGATCGGTTAAAGGCCTCTTTCAAATGTTGGATTAGCAATGTTGTACAAGCCTATGCCATGCCGAGACTTGATGAGCTCACAGTTCGATTCCCTTTTGATTTCAATAATCGCGAGTCAATTGATATGTGGGTAGACTGCGCGTTTAAAAAGGGTGTCAGTCGACTTGAACTGGCTCTGCACTATTGGGGAAAAACAATACCCGATGAAATATATTGTTTTCCTGATTTAGATAAGTTCCGGGGTATGCTTGCTAATTGTGACGGTTTATATAACTTGAGGGAAGTTGTTCTGAGCGGCGTGGATGTCTCCTGTCAAGTTATTGAGTTTATGCTAGCTCATTTTCCGCTTGAGCGGCTATGTATATCGAACACATATATAGACACGCTTAGCGTTTCTGGCGACAGACTGAAAAGTCTGAAACTGGACGAATGTGATCATCTTATGATCTCATCATCAAATCTGATGTCGCTCACGTATGCAGGGTCAGAAAATAGTGTGTTTTTTGAACATGCTCCAAATCTATCAGATTTATCAGTTGGTGAGAAATTCTGCGCGACTTTTCTACCAACTGGTTTGTTAAACGGAGGATATATCAGTTGGCTAAAGAGACTCGAGTTTGTAATGCCCCGGAAG GCTCTTCGCGAAAGCGTCAACTACCCGTTAGAACTCCCAGTAACTCCCAATCTTGAGGAGTTGAAAATTGAGATTTATGGAGTACAAGATGCTTGCTGTCTTTGGCCGGTTCTGCTGATAAAATCTGCTCCCATCCTCTGTAAATTTTCCGTCAAGGTGAACTCTTTACTAAATTGA